In one Geoglobus acetivorans genomic region, the following are encoded:
- the pyrH gene encoding UMP kinase has translation MKVLALGGSILFGDFKTSKISEFADVVNEFDGKLVIVVGGGKLARRYIEIARDLGANETLCDMIGIDVTRVNARVFSASLRDASSKIPHSPEEVEILLRTCKKVVMGGTFPGHTTDATAAIVAEFLGAEELLIATSVDGVYSSDPNRNPQAQRYERLTSSELVEIVSRSEINAGSSSVVDLLAAKIIQRSRINARVFLGTPENLKKALKGEKIGTEIIP, from the coding sequence ATGAAAGTTCTTGCTCTTGGAGGTTCAATTCTTTTCGGAGACTTCAAAACCAGCAAAATTTCGGAGTTCGCAGACGTGGTTAACGAATTCGACGGTAAGCTTGTCATAGTTGTAGGCGGTGGAAAACTGGCAAGAAGATACATAGAGATTGCAAGAGATCTGGGAGCAAATGAGACCCTGTGCGATATGATAGGCATTGATGTCACCAGAGTGAATGCAAGGGTTTTCTCCGCATCCCTACGTGATGCGTCAAGCAAGATTCCACATTCTCCCGAAGAAGTGGAAATCCTCCTCAGGACGTGCAAAAAGGTTGTCATGGGCGGCACTTTTCCAGGGCACACGACCGACGCCACGGCGGCCATTGTGGCGGAATTCTTAGGAGCGGAAGAGCTTTTAATCGCTACTTCGGTGGACGGTGTTTACAGTTCAGACCCAAACAGGAATCCTCAGGCCCAGAGATATGAAAGGCTTACATCATCAGAGCTTGTCGAAATCGTCTCCAGAAGCGAAATCAACGCAGGAAGCAGCAGCGTTGTCGATTTGCTTGCGGCCAAGATAATTCAGAGAAGCAGGATTAACGCAAGGGTTTTTCTGGGAACTCCTGAAAACCTGAAGAAGGCGTTAAAAGGAGAAAAAATTGGAACTGAGATTATTCCTTGA
- a CDS encoding KEOPS complex subunit Pcc1, with product MLFSVKLVIDEGHPEIISKALMPDDLEWAKSQYEDGRLVVEVKTHKIGALINAVEDFFMNIKASSSALNALERF from the coding sequence GTGCTGTTCTCAGTTAAGCTCGTGATCGATGAGGGACATCCGGAAATTATCTCAAAAGCCCTGATGCCTGACGACCTCGAGTGGGCGAAAAGCCAGTATGAGGATGGCAGGCTTGTGGTTGAGGTTAAAACTCATAAAATAGGTGCCTTGATAAATGCGGTTGAGGACTTTTTCATGAATATCAAAGCCTCTTCATCTGCTTTAAACGCTCTGGAGCGATTTTGA
- a CDS encoding DUF362 domain-containing protein, with amino-acid sequence MSKVFFTPADVEITDPTRWYQPDKSLVSRLERLIEESSILDNIDKGDIVAVKTHFGDRGTTKMLRSLFVRKVVEKIKEKKAKIYVTETTGLGLTRDRTTAIGRIEIAEENGFTSQTVGAPIIIADGLRGFDAIRVRQNARHLKEVHVARAIAETDFVVAVTHFKLHMRGGVGGSLKNIGVGCVTKTTKFDIHLPSPPEIDKEKCTECDRCVEICPFDAIENYSIDLDKCLKCLGCAEVCEERAIKLGPWLDGDDIAERIVEAAKAVIDTVGKGNFAFLNFAIDITPHCDCHPYSAPPQVSDIGVYASNDIVSIDTASLDAYKKESLTSKALIKEKFWSWTSPERLVEYAEELGLGSRRYELEEIP; translated from the coding sequence ATGTCAAAAGTGTTTTTCACCCCTGCAGATGTTGAAATAACAGACCCAACAAGGTGGTATCAGCCCGATAAAAGTCTGGTCTCACGGCTTGAAAGATTGATTGAAGAAAGCAGTATTCTGGATAACATCGACAAAGGAGATATTGTAGCCGTTAAAACCCATTTCGGAGACAGAGGTACAACGAAAATGCTCAGATCACTTTTTGTGAGAAAGGTCGTTGAGAAAATTAAAGAGAAGAAAGCAAAAATCTATGTAACCGAGACAACAGGGCTTGGCCTGACAAGAGACAGGACCACGGCCATAGGCAGAATTGAGATTGCCGAAGAGAATGGATTCACATCCCAGACTGTCGGAGCACCGATAATTATCGCAGACGGGTTGAGAGGTTTTGATGCGATCAGGGTTAGACAGAATGCCAGGCACCTGAAGGAAGTGCATGTTGCGAGGGCCATAGCCGAGACAGATTTTGTCGTTGCAGTTACTCACTTCAAACTCCACATGAGAGGAGGAGTTGGAGGAAGTTTGAAGAACATCGGTGTTGGGTGCGTGACGAAAACGACAAAGTTTGACATACACCTGCCATCCCCGCCAGAGATCGATAAGGAAAAGTGCACGGAATGTGACAGATGCGTCGAAATCTGTCCCTTTGATGCCATTGAAAATTATTCAATCGACCTCGACAAATGTCTGAAATGCCTGGGATGCGCGGAGGTGTGCGAGGAAAGGGCAATAAAGCTCGGTCCCTGGCTTGATGGGGATGACATTGCCGAAAGAATAGTTGAGGCGGCCAAAGCAGTGATCGATACCGTGGGAAAAGGGAATTTCGCATTTCTGAATTTTGCAATTGACATAACTCCACACTGCGACTGCCACCCCTACAGTGCCCCACCCCAGGTGTCAGACATAGGCGTTTACGCCTCGAACGACATAGTCTCCATCGACACGGCAAGTCTAGATGCCTACAAAAAGGAAAGCCTGACCTCCAAAGCGCTCATAAAGGAAAAATTCTGGAGCTGGACTTCTCCCGAAAGACTGGTTGAGTATGCCGAAGAACTCGGACTAGGTAGCAGAAGATATGAACTGGAAGAGATACCATAG
- a CDS encoding GIY-YIG nuclease family protein, translating to MYFVIFRLDEDKEIEVGRLGRIKFRKGYYIYTGSAKRGFSKRVKRHFSRKKKLRWHVDYLSVNARAIEAYRCLADEHRLAELASSSMEGIKGFGSSDCKCYSHLYYSESYPEEFVEQAKKLNYVLAERLDYEEL from the coding sequence ATGTATTTTGTGATATTCAGACTTGACGAAGACAAAGAAATCGAGGTCGGCAGGCTTGGCAGAATAAAGTTCAGAAAGGGGTATTACATTTACACTGGCTCTGCAAAAAGAGGCTTCTCCAAGAGGGTGAAAAGACACTTTTCCAGGAAAAAGAAGCTGAGATGGCATGTTGATTATCTCAGTGTAAATGCAAGAGCTATTGAGGCATACAGATGTCTGGCTGACGAACACAGGCTTGCTGAGCTTGCATCAAGCTCCATGGAAGGAATAAAAGGTTTTGGTAGCTCAGACTGCAAATGCTATTCACACCTTTACTATTCAGAGAGCTACCCTGAAGAGTTTGTCGAACAGGCGAAAAAACTTAATTATGTGCTTGCAGAGAGGTTGGATTATGAAGAGTTATGA
- a CDS encoding ASCH domain-containing protein, with the protein MKHLEFKGKFAEKLLKGEKTSTIRKRVYVKPEELVYVHSGGKIIGKARIKNIRQISFSEIDDEIARKEGFSSADELLQELKQYYSQEENLYLIEFEFTPFETPVNPAELYYKNSDLMEIAKKALKSDGLNDKEKKVIELFLRTGSIRKTALRLGGLWKRGEVRDVLRKACTIINEQK; encoded by the coding sequence ATGAAACATCTGGAATTCAAGGGAAAGTTTGCCGAGAAGCTGTTAAAGGGTGAGAAAACGTCCACAATCAGAAAGAGAGTCTACGTAAAACCTGAAGAACTTGTTTACGTGCATAGCGGAGGAAAGATTATCGGAAAAGCAAGAATAAAGAACATAAGGCAGATCAGCTTCAGCGAAATTGATGATGAAATTGCCAGAAAGGAGGGGTTTTCAAGCGCAGATGAGCTTCTTCAAGAGCTGAAACAGTACTACTCTCAGGAAGAGAATCTGTATCTCATAGAATTTGAGTTTACGCCCTTCGAAACCCCGGTAAATCCTGCAGAACTGTACTACAAAAATTCAGATTTAATGGAGATTGCGAAAAAAGCGTTAAAGAGTGATGGGCTGAACGACAAGGAAAAGAAAGTAATCGAACTATTTCTCAGGACAGGAAGCATAAGAAAAACTGCCCTCAGGTTAGGGGGACTCTGGAAGAGGGGAGAGGTGAGGGATGTGCTGAGAAAAGCCTGCACCATAATTAACGAACAAAAATGA
- a CDS encoding HesA/MoeB/ThiF family protein encodes MNWKRYHRQIIIPFFGEEGQKRLEKARVIVIGAGGLGSPVITYLAAAGVGRIGVVDHDKVEVTNLNRQTIHAGRTGENKAISAVKYIHQLNPEIEAVAYPFMLSPDNILEIFRDWDVVVSCVDSMRLRYLINDACFLLKKPMIHAAVFETEGEAITFTYQNGSPCYRCIYPRAIEHETPGIFGFTAGFFGTIQAAETIKLLSEFGDILEGRMIRVDLASMEWYEIKVRQRDNCELCSGKIREINPERYGHI; translated from the coding sequence ATGAACTGGAAGAGATACCATAGACAGATAATAATCCCATTTTTTGGAGAAGAGGGGCAAAAGAGGCTTGAAAAAGCAAGAGTAATCGTCATTGGGGCCGGAGGATTAGGCAGTCCGGTAATCACATACCTTGCGGCTGCCGGTGTTGGCAGAATAGGCGTCGTTGATCACGACAAGGTTGAGGTAACGAACCTAAACAGGCAGACAATCCACGCAGGTAGGACAGGAGAGAACAAAGCAATATCCGCCGTAAAATACATACACCAGCTCAATCCAGAGATTGAAGCTGTAGCGTATCCGTTCATGCTATCCCCAGACAATATTCTCGAAATTTTCAGAGACTGGGACGTTGTGGTTTCGTGTGTGGATTCGATGAGGCTGAGATACCTCATAAACGATGCATGCTTCCTGCTCAAAAAACCCATGATCCATGCAGCCGTCTTTGAGACCGAAGGAGAGGCCATAACATTCACATATCAAAATGGAAGCCCGTGCTACAGGTGCATCTACCCAAGAGCAATTGAGCATGAAACTCCTGGAATTTTCGGATTCACCGCCGGTTTCTTCGGTACTATTCAGGCTGCCGAGACGATAAAACTGCTATCGGAGTTTGGGGACATCCTTGAGGGAAGAATGATCAGAGTAGATCTGGCATCCATGGAGTGGTACGAGATAAAGGTTAGACAGAGAGATAACTGTGAGCTTTGCAGTGGAAAAATTAGGGAAATCAATCCAGAGAGATACGGTCATATATAA
- a CDS encoding ArsR family transcriptional regulator: MELSDKDERLVELLAEAGLNRNIARVVVYLSKVGETISRDIEREANLRQPEVSLAMKELKNLGWIKEKEIKRKGKGRPLKSYKLSLDIKDIVKELVEKKREELKKLESELEELEELVGLK; this comes from the coding sequence ATGGAGTTATCCGATAAGGATGAAAGGCTTGTGGAGCTCTTAGCTGAAGCAGGCTTAAACAGGAATATTGCCAGAGTCGTGGTTTATCTTTCAAAGGTTGGAGAAACAATTTCGAGGGATATTGAACGTGAGGCTAATCTGAGGCAGCCTGAAGTCAGTCTTGCAATGAAGGAACTCAAGAACCTCGGGTGGATCAAGGAGAAGGAAATCAAGAGAAAAGGTAAAGGTAGACCGCTCAAGAGTTACAAGCTCAGTCTCGATATAAAGGATATCGTTAAGGAGCTCGTTGAAAAGAAGAGAGAGGAGCTTAAAAAACTTGAAAGCGAGCTTGAGGAGCTTGAAGAGCTGGTGGGGCTTAAATGA
- a CDS encoding RsmB/NOP family class I SAM-dependent RNA methyltransferase — MLARTDGGNVVPTQKLAAEVLQLLEENTISEKSALREYFRDKNLDYRIRGSVHAYVFEVAKRRNYIDFILQNSLGFRNLGSVNPFIRNLLRIAIYEMFFKGVHPALATDSAVRIAKEISPKAAGFVNAILRNAEKLDVESELRKIRNRSRRKYLALKYFHPEWYIKFAEKTLPDYENLLIANLNQTLYVRANTIRISPENLWKVLEGQGVNLEETVLPEVFRVVSYKKPLTLLDGYDRDFVLQDLGSALVSHALSPEPGDVVVDLAAAPGSKTSHISAMMENRGKIIAVDNSKERVERMRLRMKKLGIKNVEIHVEDGSKFKAQADKVLLDAPCSSTGSVRGYPYVKWRYDAKKFQSLLRLQRKMLTNALRIGDEVVYSTCSITFEENEGNLLKLRGLFSIYALNLPIGVSGIGKYGKKTFPDADRVVRLYPHLHDTSGFFISRLRKI; from the coding sequence ATGCTGGCACGCACAGATGGTGGTAATGTAGTCCCTACCCAAAAACTTGCGGCAGAAGTACTTCAACTGCTCGAGGAGAACACGATTTCAGAGAAATCGGCTCTCAGAGAGTACTTCAGAGATAAGAACCTGGACTACAGGATCAGAGGGAGCGTCCACGCCTACGTTTTTGAAGTTGCAAAGAGAAGGAACTATATAGATTTCATCCTGCAAAATTCCCTCGGATTCAGGAATCTCGGCAGCGTAAACCCGTTTATAAGGAATTTACTCAGAATTGCAATTTATGAGATGTTCTTCAAGGGTGTGCATCCGGCCCTCGCAACAGACAGTGCTGTAAGGATTGCCAAGGAAATCAGCCCGAAAGCAGCAGGTTTTGTTAACGCAATACTCAGAAACGCCGAAAAACTTGACGTCGAAAGCGAGCTTAGAAAAATCAGAAATAGAAGCAGGAGAAAGTATCTCGCTCTGAAGTATTTTCATCCGGAATGGTATATAAAATTCGCCGAAAAAACACTTCCGGATTATGAAAACCTTCTCATCGCAAACCTCAATCAGACACTCTATGTCAGGGCAAACACCATAAGGATATCTCCAGAAAATCTGTGGAAGGTGCTTGAAGGTCAGGGGGTGAACCTGGAGGAGACTGTTCTGCCAGAGGTCTTCAGGGTCGTGAGCTACAAAAAACCCCTGACCCTGCTTGATGGATACGACAGAGATTTTGTTCTCCAGGACCTCGGTTCAGCTCTTGTGAGCCATGCACTATCTCCCGAGCCTGGAGATGTTGTGGTTGACCTTGCCGCCGCACCGGGATCAAAGACGAGTCACATTTCCGCAATGATGGAGAACAGGGGGAAGATTATTGCTGTCGATAACTCAAAAGAAAGGGTCGAGAGAATGCGCCTGAGAATGAAAAAACTCGGCATAAAAAATGTTGAAATTCATGTGGAAGATGGATCAAAATTCAAGGCTCAGGCTGACAAGGTTCTGCTTGACGCCCCATGCTCATCCACAGGCTCGGTAAGAGGCTACCCGTACGTGAAGTGGAGATACGATGCAAAGAAGTTCCAGTCTCTCCTCAGACTTCAGAGAAAAATGCTCACAAACGCACTGAGAATTGGTGATGAAGTCGTTTACTCCACCTGCAGCATAACATTTGAAGAGAATGAGGGTAACCTGCTTAAACTAAGGGGGCTGTTCAGCATATACGCCCTCAACCTGCCGATTGGCGTTTCAGGAATAGGAAAATACGGGAAAAAAACATTCCCCGACGCAGACAGGGTTGTGAGACTCTACCCACATCTGCACGACACTTCAGGATTTTTCATATCCAGGTTGAGGAAAATCTAA
- a CDS encoding DUF424 domain-containing protein: MKYRMKVYRVKGEVLVAVCDEELIGRDFREGELKIEIREEFYGEKSYEESEVKKMLRQATIANISGERAVKLAISMGIVDENRVLKIGECWHAQMVVM, from the coding sequence ATGAAATACAGAATGAAGGTGTACAGAGTCAAAGGCGAAGTGCTTGTTGCAGTGTGTGATGAGGAACTGATTGGCAGGGATTTCAGAGAGGGTGAGCTGAAAATCGAAATCAGAGAAGAATTTTACGGTGAAAAAAGTTACGAGGAGAGCGAAGTGAAGAAAATGCTCAGACAGGCCACAATCGCCAACATCTCAGGAGAGAGGGCCGTGAAGCTCGCAATCAGCATGGGAATCGTGGATGAAAACAGAGTTTTGAAGATAGGAGAATGCTGGCACGCACAGATGGTGGTAATGTAG
- a CDS encoding alpha/beta hydrolase family protein, with protein sequence MKLDLMLGRNHVRLNVDEAVIICHGLPYEQGSAIDKSYDLMAEFFSKRGIAAVVFDFSGTGKSKGDFSLLSWQEDLENLVDNFERVHLVGFSMGGAIAYGIDNADTYSIIASPFSARIFEDGLLEDIYSNAILKRTLRGLESLESFKKKFREEFEILAPENSIPKRNVLVVHGEHDEIVPFEEGAKLFRHAKRPKKFVNVKNGDHFLRKHRKVLEVVYSWIVEKREGESVERITL encoded by the coding sequence ATGAAACTGGATTTGATGCTGGGGAGGAACCATGTCAGGCTGAATGTCGATGAGGCGGTTATAATCTGCCACGGACTGCCTTATGAGCAGGGTTCTGCTATTGACAAGAGTTACGATTTGATGGCAGAATTTTTTTCAAAAAGGGGAATAGCTGCAGTTGTTTTTGATTTTTCCGGGACCGGGAAGAGTAAAGGTGACTTCAGCCTGTTATCCTGGCAGGAAGATCTTGAAAATCTTGTGGACAATTTTGAAAGGGTGCACCTTGTGGGCTTCAGCATGGGGGGCGCCATTGCATACGGTATTGATAACGCAGACACTTACAGCATAATTGCCTCGCCATTCAGTGCCAGAATATTCGAAGACGGACTCCTTGAGGATATCTATTCCAACGCAATTCTTAAAAGAACACTCAGAGGACTTGAGAGTCTGGAATCATTCAAGAAAAAATTCAGAGAAGAATTTGAGATTCTCGCACCCGAAAATTCCATTCCGAAAAGGAACGTTCTTGTGGTTCATGGTGAACACGATGAAATTGTGCCTTTTGAAGAGGGTGCGAAACTTTTCAGGCATGCTAAAAGGCCTAAAAAATTCGTTAATGTGAAAAACGGGGACCATTTTCTCAGGAAGCACAGAAAGGTTCTCGAAGTGGTGTATTCCTGGATTGTGGAAAAAAGAGAGGGGGAATCTGTGGAGCGCATCACTCTTTAA
- a CDS encoding adenylate kinase: MNLILLGPPGAGKGTQAKRIVEKYGIPQISTGDMLRDAVAKGTELGKKAKEYMDKGELVPDEVVIGIVKERLMQPDCESGFILDGFPRTINQAEALDDILDEMNRRIDAVINIAVPDEEILKRIVYRRICKECGAVYNLIYSPPKVDGKCDKCGGDLYQRDDDKEETVKERLRVYREQTAPLIDYYSRKGSLKNVDGTKNIEEVWNQIVELLESIKE; the protein is encoded by the coding sequence ATGAACCTTATTCTTCTCGGACCTCCGGGAGCCGGAAAGGGAACGCAGGCAAAAAGAATCGTTGAAAAATATGGCATTCCCCAGATATCAACGGGAGATATGCTGAGAGATGCGGTTGCAAAAGGTACAGAGCTCGGCAAAAAAGCGAAAGAATACATGGACAAGGGAGAGCTCGTTCCTGATGAGGTTGTCATCGGCATTGTGAAAGAAAGGTTGATGCAGCCTGACTGTGAGAGCGGATTCATTCTGGACGGTTTTCCAAGAACAATAAACCAGGCAGAAGCACTTGATGACATTCTCGACGAGATGAACAGAAGGATAGACGCTGTGATAAACATTGCAGTACCCGATGAAGAGATCCTGAAAAGAATCGTCTACAGAAGGATCTGCAAGGAATGCGGAGCGGTGTACAATCTGATATACAGTCCACCAAAAGTGGATGGGAAGTGCGATAAATGTGGAGGAGACCTCTATCAGAGGGACGACGATAAAGAAGAGACAGTAAAAGAAAGGCTGAGAGTGTACAGAGAGCAGACTGCCCCACTCATAGATTATTATTCAAGAAAGGGATCACTCAAGAACGTCGACGGAACGAAGAATATTGAAGAAGTGTGGAACCAGATAGTGGAATTGCTCGAGAGCATTAAAGAGTGA
- a CDS encoding translation initiation factor IF-2 subunit beta produces the protein MKSYDELLERAYALLPEKVTSRDRFEIPRVSVQKEGSRTIVKNFGSIAKMINRSEEHLYKYLVRSLGTAGVVESGRLILQGKFSEREVQKEIDDYVKTYVICKECGAPDTEFVREERVLFVKCLACGAKHSVKGL, from the coding sequence ATGAAGAGTTATGATGAACTGCTTGAAAGGGCTTACGCTCTCCTCCCGGAAAAGGTCACCAGCAGAGATAGGTTTGAAATTCCGAGAGTGAGTGTTCAGAAAGAGGGTAGCAGAACAATCGTAAAGAATTTCGGGTCAATAGCCAAAATGATAAACAGAAGTGAGGAGCATCTTTACAAATATCTTGTAAGATCACTCGGAACCGCAGGTGTTGTTGAGTCCGGAAGGCTCATTCTTCAGGGAAAATTCTCGGAAAGAGAGGTGCAGAAGGAAATCGATGATTATGTCAAAACATACGTCATCTGCAAGGAATGTGGAGCGCCAGACACCGAGTTCGTAAGAGAGGAGAGGGTGCTCTTCGTCAAATGCCTTGCCTGCGGTGCAAAACATTCCGTTAAGGGGTTATGA
- a CDS encoding radical SAM protein — MIAEYEANGEKVFLLRRIIEIRIEKSIYEKLSRKYSKEEIIQYSDEKRVIHHTTKRNLYYISAQLGVPLLGHAAFGIIDRGTNLLQIRPITGCNLNCIFCSVDEGRGTRTKANDYIIDPDYLAEWYSKIAGFKGEGVEAHIDGQAEPLLYPYFTELVEKLRSFRETEVISVQTNGTLLGEKTIDSLEGKIDRVNLSISTLDEERARKIYGVRYPVEKVKNVAEMIANSKIDLLIAPVWVPRVNDEDIEKIIEFALDIGAGKKWPPLGIQKYIPYRGGRKLRHVMSFRTFYDRLRKWEEEYGVKLVLSPKDFGIEKRKRYPSEVKKGQVYTGKIIMDGRNFGEKIAVVKDRVVTVITDRPVGEHVKFRIIRSKDGIYLGEEI, encoded by the coding sequence ATGATAGCCGAGTACGAAGCGAATGGAGAAAAGGTCTTTCTGCTAAGAAGGATTATAGAAATAAGAATAGAAAAATCAATTTACGAAAAACTGAGCAGAAAATACTCGAAGGAAGAAATAATACAGTACTCTGACGAAAAGAGGGTGATACACCATACAACAAAACGGAACCTTTACTACATCTCCGCACAGCTGGGAGTGCCTCTGCTGGGACATGCTGCATTTGGAATAATAGACAGAGGAACAAACCTCCTCCAGATACGACCGATAACGGGGTGCAATCTCAACTGCATTTTCTGCAGTGTTGACGAGGGCAGGGGGACCAGAACCAAAGCCAACGACTACATAATCGATCCGGATTATCTTGCTGAATGGTATTCGAAGATCGCCGGATTCAAGGGAGAGGGTGTTGAAGCACATATCGATGGGCAGGCAGAACCGTTACTGTATCCATATTTCACAGAACTAGTGGAAAAACTCAGATCATTCAGGGAAACCGAAGTCATCTCGGTTCAGACGAATGGAACACTTCTGGGTGAGAAGACAATCGACAGTCTTGAAGGAAAAATTGACAGGGTGAATCTCAGCATAAGCACGCTTGACGAAGAGAGAGCCAGAAAAATTTACGGTGTGAGATATCCGGTGGAAAAGGTCAAAAACGTTGCTGAGATGATTGCAAACAGCAAAATAGACCTCCTCATTGCACCGGTATGGGTTCCAAGGGTCAATGATGAAGATATCGAAAAAATAATTGAATTCGCCCTGGACATTGGTGCAGGCAAGAAGTGGCCCCCTCTCGGTATACAGAAGTACATACCTTACAGAGGGGGGCGAAAACTCAGACACGTGATGTCTTTCAGAACGTTCTACGACAGACTGCGGAAATGGGAGGAGGAATACGGGGTAAAACTCGTCCTAAGCCCGAAGGACTTCGGAATAGAGAAGAGAAAAAGATACCCGTCAGAGGTCAAAAAAGGGCAGGTATACACGGGAAAAATCATAATGGATGGCAGGAATTTTGGTGAGAAAATTGCCGTGGTTAAGGATAGAGTGGTTACGGTGATAACAGACAGGCCGGTAGGAGAGCACGTTAAATTCAGAATAATCAGGTCGAAGGACGGAATATACTTAGGGGAGGAGATATGA
- a CDS encoding DHHA1 domain-containing protein, with protein sequence MFEMLRVEARKAAKILEGHDFARIYTHYDADGISAGAVISAALYRMGKAFHLSFLSGLNEKIDVDDDLIIFADMGSGYPDIISDIDADVVVVDHHFPVGRIEPKKEFAHINPHLAGIDGSYELSASGTAYVFAKELGDNTDLSSVALVGIIGDKQKISGGNAEIIGEGVKEGYIEQKEGLRMISGKIRDVLRLSLEPFLDFYSKEDELEEFLSQVGIDGEKEFDELSRDEERKLANGIVLRILKMNSYPGVVEDFTGMRFYLKAELIQNAVMMSEVVNATGRKAANAIGLAICLRDESFLDKGFELWREFTEGIHEEIERRRHEVQEGECIRYLVMENGTSTGPIASVFSRYLFADRPFIAVNIKKDGRVKVSARSNQKIAEKLDLAEIMRVAAEKVGGRGGGHVVAAGANISDDAVDDFIREVDRLCCSQLSS encoded by the coding sequence ATGTTTGAAATGCTGAGAGTTGAGGCAAGAAAAGCTGCAAAAATTCTGGAAGGGCATGATTTTGCGAGAATATATACCCATTATGATGCTGATGGCATTTCAGCCGGGGCCGTAATCTCTGCTGCACTCTACAGAATGGGTAAGGCCTTTCATCTGTCCTTTTTAAGCGGGCTGAACGAAAAGATTGATGTTGACGACGACCTCATTATTTTTGCCGACATGGGGAGCGGTTATCCTGATATTATCTCCGACATCGATGCAGATGTGGTTGTTGTTGATCACCACTTTCCTGTTGGAAGAATTGAGCCAAAAAAGGAATTTGCTCACATAAATCCGCATCTTGCAGGAATTGATGGATCCTATGAGCTGTCCGCAAGTGGAACAGCATACGTTTTTGCAAAAGAGCTTGGAGATAACACAGATCTGTCATCTGTAGCTCTGGTTGGTATCATAGGCGACAAACAAAAGATTTCCGGAGGAAATGCTGAAATCATTGGTGAGGGTGTTAAGGAGGGCTATATCGAGCAAAAAGAAGGTCTGAGGATGATTTCAGGGAAAATCAGAGATGTTCTCAGGTTAAGTCTTGAGCCTTTCCTTGATTTCTATTCAAAGGAGGATGAGCTTGAGGAATTCCTGAGCCAGGTTGGCATTGATGGTGAAAAGGAATTTGACGAACTATCACGGGACGAGGAAAGAAAACTCGCCAACGGAATAGTTCTGAGAATCCTGAAAATGAATTCCTATCCTGGTGTTGTTGAGGACTTTACCGGGATGAGATTTTATCTGAAAGCCGAACTCATACAGAACGCCGTGATGATGAGCGAGGTCGTGAATGCCACTGGCAGAAAGGCAGCGAATGCAATAGGTCTGGCGATCTGTCTGAGGGATGAAAGCTTTCTGGATAAGGGATTTGAGCTGTGGAGGGAGTTCACAGAGGGGATTCATGAGGAAATCGAGAGAAGAAGGCATGAGGTTCAGGAAGGAGAATGCATACGCTATCTTGTCATGGAAAATGGCACCTCCACAGGACCGATAGCGTCAGTTTTTTCAAGATATCTGTTTGCGGACAGGCCATTTATTGCGGTAAATATAAAGAAAGATGGCAGGGTAAAGGTCTCGGCAAGGTCTAATCAGAAAATAGCGGAGAAGCTCGATCTTGCCGAGATTATGAGGGTTGCGGCAGAGAAAGTCGGGGGCAGAGGGGGAGGACACGTGGTTGCTGCCGGTGCAAACATCAGCGATGATGCCGTTGATGACTTCATCAGGGAGGTGGATCGGCTGTGCTGTTCTCAGTTAAGCTCGTGA
- a CDS encoding adenylyltransferase/cytidyltransferase family protein, producing MKKVVATGTFDIIHPGHIRFLEEARKLGDYLVVIVARERNVKHKPKPIIPEEQRVRVVEALKPVDMAILGDEEDIFKPIEELRPDVIALGHDQHFNEAWLRDELKKRGINAEVVRIPIREECELCSTAKIVERILKIAPERLKQMKRL from the coding sequence ATGAAAAAGGTGGTGGCAACAGGAACTTTTGACATCATTCACCCGGGGCACATAAGATTTCTCGAAGAGGCCAGAAAGCTTGGCGATTATCTCGTGGTTATTGTTGCAAGGGAGCGGAATGTCAAACATAAGCCGAAACCGATCATTCCCGAAGAACAGAGAGTGCGAGTTGTTGAAGCCCTGAAACCCGTTGATATGGCAATTCTCGGCGATGAAGAAGATATCTTCAAACCGATTGAGGAGTTGAGACCTGACGTGATCGCACTTGGGCATGATCAGCATTTTAATGAGGCATGGCTCAGAGACGAGCTGAAAAAACGGGGCATCAATGCAGAAGTCGTTAGGATACCCATTAGAGAGGAATGTGAGCTTTGCAGCACTGCAAAAATCGTGGAAAGAATTCTCAAAATCGCTCCAGAGCGTTTAAAGCAGATGAAGAGGCTTTGA